ACTTTCAGTAACTTTTAATTAACGTCAACCCCATCAGGGCGTGGGATTATATACTAATCAATTTGGATGCGAACTATGTGCTGCTAGACCGAACTCCAAAGAAGGTGATTCTTTTGATTATTTCAGGATACAAATTTTCTTAGTTAACAAGAAATAAAGTTGACATGATTTTAATAGGAAAGAACATGACTTGAGATTTTAATAGCTAATAAAACAGTTGATGGCTTGGGAATAGAAAGCAAGACGGCAAGATTGTGTGGTTGTCAAAATTGATTTGTAGAAGGCGTATAGCCATATAAATTGTGATTTTCTAACTCGGTGTTAATGAAGAAGAGTTCTATACTAAAATGGAAGGCTTCTATATTTAATGGTAATTTGGGCTCCAAGAACTTCTTAGTGAGTATCAATGGAAAACCATGAGGGCAAtcaaaagcctaaagagaataCATGAAGGGTTAACTAAAAAGAAATCCACAGTAAAAGCACATATAGTGTAGTGAATGGTACGTGGAGAAATGACAGTACCATTTCAATGTACTTCAACTGCTTTAAAACTTGACCTGTTTCCAATTCCTGCAATTTTGCAGAAGGAATTACTTCAGTAATATTCATTACAACCTCctatgattttttttgggGACACAATCCAAATGATAGCACATGAGAATATAATGGAGCCTAAAGCTCTCTCAAAGAGAAATGACTCATAAATGAATTTGGTTATTATGATTAACGAATAACAAAGTCCAAATTCTGTATTGGTAGAGGAATAGTTCAACAAACTAAGAACTACTTATTAACAACGCATTGAACTAATCTAGTTAGGACTTTAGGTGTTGTTTTGgctccattttttttagctGTGTTTTGTATACCCCTTATGTTTTTCCCCCTCTATAAACGCTTGGTTtctatagaaaaaaaaaaataaaggcaTTGAACTAGAAATTACAAAACTTACCTAGATCTCCATATGAGAAAAAGCTATTCATCTACATGTGTTACCTAATTCTCCACCCTGGTGCATTGGAACTTTATCTTTATGTTCACTTTAAGATATCTTATCTTTGCAAGAATGCAAAATTTAGATGGAAATCTTAACTAATCTCATGGAACAATTGTCTTACCCTATTATATTTAATCGTCATGCAGGATTTTTAATGTATTACGTAGGTGGCCACTATAAGTAATCTATGTGAATCTTATAACTACATGGGTTGAGAAGATGACCAAAAAAAGGTCATCAAATGCCCCTCCCATAGGCATCTTGAGATGTTGGGAGCCTATATGGCTGCACaataaacattgaatgagcATCCGAGAGTTCACAATGGCCGTTTGGAAATAACGGGAACCTCTAAAAGAACGTTGAGTCTAAGAATTGTGTACACGAgataaaagaagagagagatcCAGTATTGAGGTCATTTCACCTGAGGTACAGCACAATCAGCATGTGCTGGATCCCAAAGGATGGAGCAGAAGCATTCCCAGTCATCAGTTTGGACTTCAAAAAGAGGAGCCCTATGATGccaagtttaaaataaaaaataaattgtaactCTTGATTTGGAATGTTcacaaaattaacaaaagattcaaaatcatgAACAACAATCAAGATAATGATGAAAAAAACTGAACTAGATGAGGATTTCATCCCCTAACTTAGAAGATTGGAACACTCTGACGACAAATAAGGGAATAAACAAGAGCATAAAGTTGATTTCCTGGCAaacatttaaagaaattaatttgaacaatTAGCTACGAGAAGAACACAACaacctaaaacaaaacaaaaattttaatcttttgtaaaagaaggaaaaattaaataaatagacagGATATTAATCCTGCCTCAATTTGacattcaataatattttgcTATTAATAAGTATTGTTTCTGATCGCAAAGTTCCATGGAATAAGTTGAGTAGAAACAAGTGAACGTGTTAATGTAATGGCAATTGAGATCATCTAGAACAGATATTAAGTTCTGAAATGAAAACAAGATAGTAGTTAGAGATAGACAGACACTGAGAGTGCAGCATAAGATATATCATTTTCCTTACCTGCGCCACTTGCCACATATGACTCCATTAACACCACCCACTCCATCTATAACTTGTTGACATTGAAGCCAATTTCCAATAGCGCTCAATCTACAAGGTTTATTGGTACTCTGCtcctattattttattggacGGGAAGTAGAAAGTCACATCACtatttttcattgatttaCAAACTCTGTTACTGAATGAAAACTAACAGAAGCAAGTAGATCTTACATGCATAAGAAAAGACCCTGAAGGATCCATTTCCAGTGGCTCACCGGTGGCATCAGTATCACTACATCAGcccaaaagaaataaatgcttaaaggaaaaggaagaaatatgaactgatttaaaaataaattatgcaCACCTTCTCCTTATCATGTCAAATAAAGGTTCTACTGTAAccaatatttttgttttctttactGTTCTCTTTGAGATAACTATGAGGGTTCAAGTTCATGATATCTTGAGCCACTATGCACCTCAGCCGTTCTCACAAGACTAATGTTCCAACCAATAACTAATGTAAGAATCCACCACAAAGAAGTATCTTGGGTAAGTAATCATAGACTTAGTCCACTAATAAATCATGTAGTTTTACAACTATTGACTATGCTAGTGTAAAGGCTCATAAATGGCATAAGTAATGAAACGAATACTTGTCCCAAGAAGACCTTCTGCAAAAGCCTGCGCAAAAATAAAGTAACAAAAACCTATACTTCTTCAGCCTAGCTTTGACGCAAGAAAGGCTATGCCAAAAAGGGatgaaataaaaagggaagaCTATTCATGATGCTGGGGACCCATGTTTGTATGTTTGGAATCTATAATTGAGTatgaatatgaaaaatgaCGAATTCGCAGAATGGATGGTGCTAATTAGCAGATTCGGTGATTTCCCCCCAAACCAAGAGGAGGATAGGCTGCTTTGGGCCAAAGACTCGAGAGGAATTCACAGTTAAAACAGCAACATCGATTCTTTTTAACTGAGGCCGAATTGAAGAGACAACTTTAGGAGAACAAAACTCCTGAAAAGTCAAGTTCTTTCGTGAACCTTAGCATACCGAAGCATGTACACCCAATAAAAGCTACAAAAGAAGAACCTACACCATATGTTTTGTcctcaatccaatccaaattGGCTGGTTTTTTGGTGATTTGGTTTTTTACTGGTGTGGGTTCATATTGGAACTTGTTTAACTTGAGCAGGTGCTTCCACAAAGGTATCACTATTGTTTTTCCTGAAATTATGTCAGGCTGAAGGTTAAAAAGAAAGGCTAAAACCCTTTGATTTTTAATATCATCTTCAAACAGATGTCTACAAATCATTTAGAGAGgagttgatatgaaccaagacatctcAATCATGCAATATGAGCTTCAaagaagatgtgaaaaaatgttgttcaaattgCCCCAAGATAAACTCGAGTTACAATTCATGTCAtattaaagaagaatcaagcttcatttattcttggatggttacaaattttgggagAATGATAGTCTAGAGTTATGGTATTTCattaaagtattttaagacttattatttactttaaggTTACATTTTggtcataaaatatgaaagctaCAACTCTTAAAATGCCTCAGGGAAGGTCAAGAGTTTTCTTTTGatgctatataaagccatatatattgtctttgtaatgtagacttggaaaatgtagtaaaaagagcatttgtgctttcttttagCCAAGGGTTAAGTTTCTTTGTAATGCTATGTAAATTAGGTTGCATACTtggaatcattcaagcttgacatgatcaatctaaCTTGTGgaatgattcaaatctcaaagaaGTTTTCTTGCCTTGAGAAATTTGATCAATAAGGTAATCCGGACCTTACTTTTTCTtgggttgattccttatcattttgAGGTTCTTGGATATTTTAGATCTAAAAGtctcatttttcaataaaattgttaGATCGAATTTTCCAGAGATGCAATCATTTGGAATGAAATCAACCTGACTTGGTTTTAGCATTTGTGAACTCTTACAAGGGCTCTTAGATCCAACTAGCTAGGGTTACACATAAGGAGAAATATGTTTCTTAACAAGAATACTAGagattcttttcttgtttttttcctaaagaaaggaaagccTTTCTTTCAATATCATCAATGCCGCATTCCTTGGGATCCAAAACAAATGAAGAGGCTCTCGCACTAGAGCAATGGACCAATTAAGGAGATATGAAATACTTCAAACCCCACcttctttctaaatttatcATCCCCATCACTTCAACCACCATGCAATTGGGTCCTTGTGATTAAGTGATAGATATCTAATTGTCTTATCTCATTTCATTCCGTTTCTTGGGACATTACCACAAAATGAGTCCTTTCCATTGAGACAATTTCCCCTTTCCTTCGATGGTCTTGCTTGTGAGTAGTATGACAATCTCAAGTTCAGGTCCATATCAAGCTGAAAACAAATGTAAAGGGCTTAGGCATGTTGTGGATGTAGAGGTGGGGCTGCTGCCGCCTGATAAAGGCAGAGTTCCGCAGTTGAGTATTTGGGACCCTAAGAATGGGTTTTGCCCAAAGCATTGAATCGATTATCACCCATTGGAGCAGGTGAAAAAGTATAATATTTTCAGAGAATGGGTTCAAACACCATGGTAACCACCAATCAAGAATACTATAACCCTATGAGTTCTATAACAACTAAATGTATTAAACTTGGACAAATTGTCTAGGAGAACACTCGAGGTGCACTTAAATTGGCCCGAACACTAATGATATAACAAAGAATAATCCTCCAGCAGTTCATTTATGATCAAAACCaggtctattttttttaaatgaaaaaccaAAATATAGGAATCGACCCAAACCTCACTCTAAGAATTCTCCACGCACCTTAAAACTTTCCTATTTCACTCAAGCTAGATATTCCACAAGATCCCAAAGGATCGCTCTATAATTGCCCATCCTTCCACGAAAGCATTATGATTGATAGGGATTGCCATGGCCTATGGGCAACAATTACTTCTACCTTTCACTCAATACTTGTCAAGTTAAACgcaaattttattcttttattaaaagaaatatcatCCTTTTCCCTAAAATGCTCACTGAAAAAAGCCATTCATTTCATATTTGCATAAAGacgaaatatataattaaagaaaataacataCTCAGAAATCGGGCCAGACCAATCTGGAACTTCGGCTTGAAAACCTTTGCCAATCCGAACACCAGTTGTATAAGGTTCTGTATCCGTTAACATTAATGCTATGGAGTTTGATTCACTCTTAGAAGATCCATTTCTACTTGAGATGTTTGCCAATTTCTTGGTAATTGCTTcgttcaaaattttatgtttcttcttcaaacatGAGTTGCAATACCACTCATCATTTGACACTTTCTTCATGCGATGATTGCCACATAAGACATGAAATGCATCTTCACAATGATCACAAATTAACATCTTCAAGGCTGAATCTGAAGAGCCACAAGTTTTGCACAATCGAAAACAATTGTTTTCGCTTCTTAAATCACTTTCTTG
This sequence is a window from Cucurbita pepo subsp. pepo cultivar mu-cu-16 chromosome LG04, ASM280686v2, whole genome shotgun sequence. Protein-coding genes within it:
- the LOC111794074 gene encoding uncharacterized protein LOC111794074 isoform X2; the protein is MMPGGSKSNVVYKRKKLRGNSDSRLLANGTDCCSLISCDGHLIEDKEQATTSRHIHKSEIVGNVIPPRPVCDGKAQVSELESINGCTIGEGHGSDETLNNNLQKSLEVDSMNDSCSSSKSNMERVSTSLKVEVDDTGECSSSSIRVMEDMVEDISGRDLCISILRSNGLLSSLAHASEQESDLRSENNCFRLCKTCGSSDSALKMLICDHCEDAFHVLCGNHRMKKVSNDEWYCNSCLKKKHKILNEAITKKLANISSRNGSSKSESNSIALMLTDTEPYTTGVRIGKGFQAEVPDWSGPISDDTDATGEPLEMDPSGSFLMHEQSTNKPCRLSAIGNWLQCQQVIDGVGGVNGVICGKWRRAPLFEVQTDDWECFCSILWDPAHADCAVPQELETGQVLKQLKYIEMLRPRLASKRRKLDETKSRSDVQNLIENTEHKT